A window of Geothrix edaphica genomic DNA:
ATAATGGCGGGAAAGCACTAGGGACTCCTCCTATTGGATACGGTGGTGCCAACAGAATGAGTCCAGAAGGAATTGGAATGTTTTATGGCGCTTTTGACGAAGAGACATGCTTCAAGGAATTGTTTGATTATAAAAAACCAAAAAAGAACCACTGTTCAATTGGACAATTTATTACAACATGTGATTTAAAGGTCTTGGATTTAACAAAATACCACAACAGTAGTGTTTTAAATGAAAACAACAAAGAAAAGCGAGAAATACTGAGATTTTTGAATCATTTTCAAAAAGAAATTTCAAAACCTCTTTCATCAAAAAATTCGCAAATCGATTACATACCAACTCAAGTTTTAACTGAATTTATTAGATATAATCTGATTTCCAAAAAAGGCCACGGCATAGACGGAATAAAATATAGAAGTTCGAAAAATTATGGCCATAACTGTGTAGTATTATTTGTAATGCATGAAGAGTGTGGAAATAAATCAGATGTAAATACAAAATTGAATTTAGTTTCCGCATCAAACAGAAGAGTTGGGCCATAGTCTGTAAAATGATTCCGCTGTGCTAATGCTGATCCTTCATAGAAGGGATCATGGAACTGAGGTGGTGTTAACGCCATAGCTATGAGAGCAGAGCCTCCAGAGGATCAGGACTCTGGCCCAAGAAGAAACCTTCCGGGGTTGGTTGGGTTTTGTCCTGTGGCTGGGGACGCACAAGACTTCAAGGAGCAGATCAGGGATGCCTTCAGCGGTCCCACTCCCAGATGATTCAGTTCCATCACATCGGTTCGCGTAGCCTCCGAAGGCGTTGCTGGGCGAGATGCCCCACACGCGGCCATCCGGCTCGACGATCACCACGCCGGCTGTGAGGTGCAGCGGGCTGATGGGCCGCGGAGGTTCCTCGAAATCGCCTTGCCCGGATACCTGGGCCCAGGCGGCGGGCGTGGCGGGCGCGCCCACCCAGGGCGCGAAGGGGAGGTCGTTCAGCGCGTCGGGCCTGGGGCCGTCCGGCATGGTGGTGGCCAGTGCCGCGGCGTCGGCCCAGGCCGCCAGGGGCGTGGGCTAGCTGGGGGCCTTGAGGAAGACGGGACGGCCGTGGGGATCGGGCCTGGGGTGGACGGTCATGGATGCAGCTCCGAGAGGGCCCGGTAGGCATCCCGCAGGGGGCGGGACCAGGGGGCGGCGGGATCGGCGGCCAGCCGGTCCACGCCGGCGCCGTAGTACCAGAGCTGATCCGGGCGCCCGGCCTTGAAGCGCGACCAGACGTCGTTCCCCTGGGTGCGCAGGTCGGCCAGGAGGCTCTGCAGGTTGTGGAGCTTGTCCGCCGCGGCCACGAGGCGGACGGAGTGCGGGGCGGTGGCCAGGTGCGCGAAGTGGGTTTCCTTGCGCTCGCGCCAGGGGGCCTTTTCCTGGGGATCCTCGGTCAGGCTGTCGCTGCAGGCCCGGACGATGGCGGCCACTCGGCTTCCGAAGGCCGCTTCAATCCGCGCCAGCATCGGCGCACCGCCACCATCCTCCGCGGTGTCATGCAGCAGGGCGGCGATGGCTTCGTCCTCGTCGGCGCCGAAGGTCAGCGCCAGCGAGGCCACGG
This region includes:
- a CDS encoding HD domain-containing protein produces the protein MTQPLDLTPRFTQALEFARTAHQGQLRKGTTIPYLAHPLAVASLALTFGADEDEAIAALLHDTAEDGGGAPMLARIEAAFGSRVAAIVRACSDSLTEDPQEKAPWRERKETHFAHLATAPHSVRLVAAADKLHNLQSLLADLRTQGNDVWSRFKAGRPDQLWYYGAGVDRLAADPAAPWSRPLRDAYRALSELHP